The Persephonella sp. DNA segment AAGCGGAATTCATGGCATTAGGTTAAACCCGGGAAATATAAATGACAAAGGAAAAATAAGAGAGATACTTCAGGAATGTAAAAAAAGAAACATAGCTGTAAGGCTTGGGGTGAATTCAGGTTCTTTAGAAGAGAGATTACTGGAAAAATACGGCTATCCAACAGGAGAAGCCCTTGCAGAAAGTGCCCTTTACTGGTCAGAATTTTTTGAAAGTGTAGGATTTACAAACTTCAAAGTTTCCATAAAAGGCTCAGATGTTCTTCAAAATATAGAGGCAAACAGGATATTTGCTTCAAAAACAGATATTCCTCTTCATATTGGAATAACAGAGGCAGGACCTTTAGGAAAAGGTTCTGTAAAGTCTGCTGTAGGTCTTGGAATTCTTCTGTATATGGGAATTGGTGATACTGTGAGGGTTTCTTTAACGGCAGATCCTGTAGAGGAGGTAAAGGTTGCCTATCAGATACTCCAGTCTCTCGGTCTCAGAAGAAAAGGAATAGAGATAATATCCTGTCCAACCTGCGGAAGGATAGAGGTTGATCTACCAAAGGTAGTAAAAGATGTTGAAGAAAAGTTAGAAGGAGAGGATCTACCTATTAAAGTGGCAATAATGGGGTGCGTTGTTAATGCTATCGGAGAAGCAAGAGAAGCAGACATAGGTTTGGCATGCGGTAATAAATCTGCGATACTTTTTAGAGAAGGACAGCCTGTGAAAAGGGTTTCTGAAGAAGAAATGGTAGATCAGCTTGTGAAAGAAATAAGGAGAATGAAGGAAGAAAAAAATGGAAGAACTTGAGACAAATATAAGAGCAATTGCTGTTGATGTTCTTTCTGAAGAATGGCAGGAGGAAGATATCCTTAACAAAACCCCCGTTGTAATAAAAAAAATAACAAAAAGAAAAGGAGGGTTTACCCTTCATATGCAATCTCCCTATGAAAATATAGAGTGGTATTTTTCAAAAGGTCTGACCCTGTTTAGTTTTATGGAAGGTTCAAGGGGAAGATTTCTCAGAATAGAACATGAAGACGGTCAGTACTGGGTAGACCTTCCACCTGACAGGTCAGTTTTACAGTTTTTAAAAGAGTTTATGGAGGAATAGATGGAAAGGCTCATAGAAAAAGCTGAAATCCTTATGGAAGCTCTCCCTTTTATCACTAAGTTCAGAGGAAAAACCTTTGTTATAAAATACGGCGGAAATGCGATGGCAAAGGCAGATCTTAAAGCAGCTTTTGCCCAGGATATACTTATGCTCAAATACATAGGAATAAACCCTGTTATAGTTCATGGAGGTGGTCCCCAGATAGGTGAGGTTCTAAAAAGTATGGGACTTGAATCAAGGTTTGTCGGTGGGCTGAGAGTGACAGACAAAAAAACAATGGATGTTGTTGAGATGGTTCTTGGCGGTCTTGTTAACAAAAATATTGTTATGCTTATAAACAGATATGCAGGGGGACACATCAGGGCTGTAGGTTTAACAGGTAAAGATGGAGGATTAATCAGGGCAAAAAAGCTTGATGCTGAGGAATACTTCAGACAGATGGGTGATTTCAGACCAACAGAGCTTTTAGATCTTGGTCATGTTGGAGAGGTTGATTATGTTGATGTTCAG contains these protein-coding regions:
- the ispG gene encoding flavodoxin-dependent (E)-4-hydroxy-3-methylbut-2-enyl-diphosphate synthase, translating into MIRRKTRAVYVGDIKIGDDAPVVVQSMTDTKTHDIESTLEQINRLYQAGCEIVRVAAPTEKDALALSEIVKRSPMPVIADIHFSPRIAFTALESGIHGIRLNPGNINDKGKIREILQECKKRNIAVRLGVNSGSLEERLLEKYGYPTGEALAESALYWSEFFESVGFTNFKVSIKGSDVLQNIEANRIFASKTDIPLHIGITEAGPLGKGSVKSAVGLGILLYMGIGDTVRVSLTADPVEEVKVAYQILQSLGLRRKGIEIISCPTCGRIEVDLPKVVKDVEEKLEGEDLPIKVAIMGCVVNAIGEAREADIGLACGNKSAILFREGQPVKRVSEEEMVDQLVKEIRRMKEEKNGRT
- the argB gene encoding acetylglutamate kinase, which translates into the protein MERLIEKAEILMEALPFITKFRGKTFVIKYGGNAMAKADLKAAFAQDILMLKYIGINPVIVHGGGPQIGEVLKSMGLESRFVGGLRVTDKKTMDVVEMVLGGLVNKNIVMLINRYAGGHIRAVGLTGKDGGLIRAKKLDAEEYFRQMGDFRPTELLDLGHVGEVDYVDVQILKHLEEDNYIPVIAPVGFDLEGNAYNINADFVAAAIAGSLKAEKAIFLTDIEGLKDENGNTISSINVEKINDLIEKGVITGGMIPKVKACINALEHGVKKAHILDGRIPHCVLLEIFTQEGIGTEIII